One Rossellomorea aquimaris DNA window includes the following coding sequences:
- the dnaJ gene encoding molecular chaperone DnaJ — protein sequence MSKRDYYEVLGVGKDASKDEMKKAYRKLSKKYHPDINKEADADEKFKEISEAYEVLSDDQKRAQYDRFGHTDPNQGFGGGADFGGGGFGGFEDIFNTFFGGGGGRRRDPNAPRQGADLQYTMSLTFEEAVFGKDTEIEIPREEECDTCHGSGAKPGTKVNTCSHCNGSGQLNVEQNTPFGRIVNRRVCHYCNGTGKQIKEKCSTCGGAGKVQKRRKISVKIPAGIDDGQQLRVTGQGEPGINGGPAGDLYVVFHVRSHDFFERNGDDIYCEMPVTFAQAALGDEIEVPTLHGKVKLKVPSGTQTSTRFRLKGKGVPNVRGYGTGDQHVQVKVVTPSKLTDKQKQLLREFADISGQVPDEQHESFFDKVKKAFKGE from the coding sequence ATGAGTAAACGGGACTATTATGAGGTTCTTGGTGTCGGAAAAGATGCCTCAAAAGACGAAATGAAGAAAGCATACCGCAAGCTCTCCAAAAAGTATCATCCGGATATTAATAAAGAAGCGGATGCGGATGAAAAATTCAAAGAAATATCGGAAGCCTATGAAGTATTGAGTGATGATCAAAAGCGTGCTCAATATGATCGTTTCGGACATACTGACCCTAACCAGGGATTTGGCGGGGGAGCTGACTTTGGCGGTGGAGGTTTCGGTGGTTTCGAAGACATCTTTAATACATTCTTCGGTGGCGGTGGAGGCCGTAGAAGGGATCCGAATGCACCTAGACAAGGTGCCGATCTTCAGTACACAATGTCACTGACATTTGAAGAAGCGGTCTTTGGGAAAGACACAGAAATCGAGATTCCGAGAGAAGAAGAATGTGACACTTGCCATGGTTCAGGTGCAAAACCGGGAACAAAGGTCAATACTTGTTCTCACTGTAATGGATCGGGTCAATTGAATGTAGAACAGAATACACCGTTTGGCCGCATTGTGAACAGACGGGTTTGTCACTACTGTAACGGTACAGGGAAACAAATCAAGGAGAAATGTTCAACTTGTGGCGGAGCCGGAAAAGTACAGAAGCGCCGTAAAATCTCTGTTAAAATCCCGGCTGGTATCGATGATGGACAGCAGCTGCGTGTGACTGGTCAAGGTGAACCAGGTATAAATGGCGGACCTGCCGGTGACTTGTACGTTGTCTTCCATGTTCGCTCACATGATTTCTTTGAGCGTAACGGAGATGATATCTATTGTGAAATGCCAGTGACGTTTGCACAAGCGGCATTAGGTGATGAAATTGAAGTGCCGACCCTGCACGGGAAAGTTAAGCTGAAAGTGCCTTCAGGAACTCAAACAAGCACGAGATTCCGTTTGAAAGGTAAAGGAGTACCGAATGTACGTGGATACGGAACGGGTGATCAGCATGTTCAGGTGAAGGTGGTTACCCCTTCTAAATTAACAGATAAGCAAAAGCAATTATTAAGAGAATTTGCGGATATTAGCGGACAGGTACCAGATGAACAGCATGAAAGCTTTTTTGATAAAGTAAAAAAAGCCTTTAAAGGCGAATAA